The proteins below are encoded in one region of Gemmatimonadales bacterium:
- a CDS encoding cbb3-type cytochrome c oxidase subunit II, translating into MNTFRVFFAGAVSTAVFAFFVLAYLPHRQLSVVAPPDGLRAYADSEQAGRKIYASMGCVYCHSQQVRDPLYGTDQGRNWGRASYPDDYRYDRPHLLGTMRTGPDLMNIAVRQPSRSWHYAHLYQPRALVPGSVMPSFRFLFTLKDRGEMNDEVVELPEGVAPAGKVVVATDDARHLVDYLLSLNRNFPRSGPSPGAAGH; encoded by the coding sequence ATGAACACCTTCCGTGTCTTTTTCGCCGGCGCAGTGTCCACCGCGGTCTTCGCGTTCTTCGTGCTGGCCTACCTGCCCCACCGCCAGCTCTCCGTAGTGGCGCCACCGGACGGGCTGCGCGCCTACGCGGACTCCGAGCAGGCGGGCCGGAAGATCTACGCGTCGATGGGCTGCGTGTACTGCCACAGCCAGCAGGTGCGCGACCCGCTCTACGGGACCGACCAGGGGCGGAACTGGGGCCGCGCCTCGTATCCCGATGACTACCGTTACGACCGGCCGCACCTCCTGGGCACCATGCGCACCGGCCCCGACCTCATGAACATCGCGGTCCGCCAGCCCAGCCGTTCGTGGCACTACGCGCACCTCTACCAGCCGCGCGCGCTGGTCCCCGGCTCGGTGATGCCGTCGTTCCGCTTCCTCTTCACGCTGAAGGACCGCGGGGAGATGAACGACGAGGTGGTGGAGCTGCCGGAAGGCGTGGCGCCCGCCGGGAAGGTCGTGGTGGCGACCGACGACGCCCGCCACTTGGTGGACTACCTCCTCAGCCTGAACCGCAACTTCCCGCGCTCGGGGCCCTCCCCCGGCGCGGCGGGCCACTGA
- a CDS encoding cbb3-type cytochrome c oxidase subunit I, translating into MTAVPFVYEDSPPPDVALAERVAADTSTRRPALLFFHSAVVWLVVGSIFGLIASLKFQFPDWLTGQALWTFGRVRTVHLNAVAYGWTSMALIGMAVWMIPRLVRAPLFMPGFAMAAAWGWNLFMILGLGAILAGWTDGMEWLEIPLPIDLIVALSGGLMALSVLVTVARRRTRHFYVSVWYILAAMVWFPIIFVTANLPIFGGVEQAAVNWWFGHNALGLWITPISLAGAYYLIPKVLGRPVHSYNLSLVGFWSLAFFYSLNGHHHLIGGPLPTWVITTSITASVMMVIPVAATAVNFHSTMIGRFEALKHSPTLRFVVLGSMMYTAVSVQGSVEALRSFNRVVHFTQYTIGHAHFGLYGFAGFIIFGAYYFIVPRLVDWEWPSGRLIRLHFWMALGGMAIYVGALCYGGWLQGQAMLDASRPFMDSVNITKPYLVARTVGGSLMVLSHFVFAYHYWLTVSRRGPLRREPAWSDRRSYSRRAPELPR; encoded by the coding sequence GTGACGGCCGTCCCCTTCGTCTACGAGGACAGCCCGCCGCCCGACGTCGCGCTCGCCGAGCGCGTGGCCGCGGACACCAGCACCCGGCGCCCCGCGCTACTCTTCTTCCATTCCGCCGTCGTCTGGCTGGTCGTCGGCTCGATCTTCGGCCTCATCGCGTCCCTCAAGTTCCAGTTCCCCGACTGGCTGACCGGCCAGGCGCTGTGGACCTTCGGCCGCGTCCGGACGGTGCACCTCAACGCGGTCGCCTACGGCTGGACCTCCATGGCGCTCATAGGCATGGCGGTCTGGATGATCCCGCGCCTGGTGCGGGCGCCACTCTTCATGCCCGGCTTCGCCATGGCCGCCGCATGGGGCTGGAACCTCTTCATGATCCTGGGCCTCGGTGCGATCCTCGCGGGCTGGACCGACGGCATGGAATGGCTGGAGATCCCGCTCCCGATCGACCTCATCGTCGCGCTGAGCGGCGGCCTGATGGCCCTCAGCGTCCTGGTCACCGTCGCGCGCCGCAGGACCAGGCACTTCTACGTCAGCGTCTGGTACATCCTCGCCGCGATGGTGTGGTTCCCCATCATCTTCGTGACCGCCAACCTGCCCATCTTCGGCGGCGTCGAGCAGGCGGCCGTGAACTGGTGGTTCGGCCACAACGCCCTCGGGCTGTGGATCACGCCGATCTCTCTGGCCGGCGCGTACTACCTCATCCCCAAGGTCCTCGGCCGCCCGGTGCACAGCTACAACCTTTCGCTGGTGGGGTTCTGGTCGCTGGCGTTCTTCTACAGCCTGAACGGGCACCACCACCTCATCGGCGGGCCGCTGCCCACCTGGGTGATCACGACCTCCATCACGGCCAGCGTGATGATGGTGATCCCGGTCGCGGCCACCGCCGTGAACTTCCACAGCACCATGATCGGGCGGTTCGAGGCCCTGAAGCACAGCCCCACCCTCCGCTTCGTCGTCCTGGGCTCGATGATGTACACGGCCGTGAGCGTGCAGGGCTCGGTCGAGGCGCTGCGGTCGTTCAACCGGGTGGTGCACTTCACCCAGTACACGATCGGGCACGCGCACTTCGGGCTCTACGGGTTCGCGGGGTTCATCATCTTCGGCGCCTACTACTTCATCGTGCCGCGCCTGGTGGACTGGGAGTGGCCGAGCGGCCGGCTCATCCGGCTGCACTTCTGGATGGCGCTCGGCGGCATGGCGATCTACGTGGGCGCGCTCTGCTACGGCGGGTGGCTCCAGGGCCAGGCCATGCTCGACGCCTCGCGGCCGTTCATGGACTCCGTGAACATCACCAAGCCATACCTGGTGGCGCGCACCGTGGGTGGCTCGCTGATGGTGCTCTCGCACTTCGTGTTCGCGTACCACTACTGGCTGACGGTGAGCCGCCGCGGCCCGCTGCGCCGCGAGCCGGCCTGGTCGGACCGCCGTTCGTACTCGAGGCGCGCGCCGGAGCTGCCGCGATGA
- the ccoS gene encoding cbb3-type cytochrome oxidase assembly protein CcoS, which yields MNTAGMFILGVCAVGGVIAGAAFWWAIRSGQFSDASDARYLVFDDEDDVPRPAVERREDTP from the coding sequence ATGAATACAGCCGGCATGTTCATCCTCGGCGTCTGCGCCGTCGGCGGGGTCATCGCGGGCGCGGCGTTCTGGTGGGCGATACGAAGCGGTCAGTTCAGTGACGCCTCCGACGCGCGATACCTCGTGTTCGACGACGAGGACGACGTGCCGCGGCCCGCGGTCGAGCGGCGCGAGGACACCCCGTGA
- a CDS encoding LptF/LptG family permease has protein sequence MTRGVVRVLDRYVAGEFLKIFAITVIGFPLVTIMFNLTDNIDRYLSSHVTWKNIALAYLYYFPEQIFLITPAAVLFATVFSVGAFSRHSEITAAKASGISFHRMVAPAFALALLASVLTFFLGEAAPLANEHRAELLGERELRSTSARYNFVYRADGGRVYAVRSLNVPRHEMLDVQIEREGTGPDFPGYFLTASRADWKPASGWTMSAGTMRLFLGPDREVAFSFDSLRQKAMTERPQDLLIEPKAPEQMRYAELSRYVETLERSGSDANKLQVERALKVAIPLTCLIIALFGAPLGLSGARSGATYGIALSLATTIVFLVMIQISKAVGAGGVIPPLLAAWLPNGIFGTAGLVLFARART, from the coding sequence ATGACCCGCGGCGTGGTGCGGGTCCTCGACCGCTACGTAGCCGGCGAGTTCCTCAAGATCTTCGCGATCACCGTGATCGGCTTCCCGCTGGTCACGATCATGTTCAACCTGACCGACAACATCGACCGCTACCTCAGCAGCCACGTCACATGGAAGAACATCGCCCTGGCGTACCTCTACTACTTCCCCGAGCAGATCTTCCTGATCACGCCGGCGGCCGTGCTGTTCGCCACGGTCTTCTCCGTCGGGGCCTTCTCGCGCCACTCCGAGATCACCGCCGCCAAGGCCTCCGGCATCTCCTTCCACCGGATGGTCGCCCCCGCCTTCGCGCTGGCCCTTCTGGCGAGCGTGCTGACCTTCTTCCTCGGCGAGGCGGCGCCGCTGGCCAACGAGCACCGCGCGGAGTTGCTGGGCGAACGCGAGCTGCGGTCCACCTCTGCCCGCTACAACTTCGTCTACCGCGCCGATGGGGGCCGCGTGTACGCCGTCCGCAGCCTCAACGTGCCGCGGCACGAGATGCTCGACGTGCAGATCGAGCGCGAAGGCACCGGGCCCGACTTCCCCGGCTACTTCCTCACCGCCTCCCGAGCCGACTGGAAGCCCGCCTCCGGGTGGACCATGAGCGCCGGGACGATGCGGCTATTCCTCGGCCCGGACCGCGAGGTGGCGTTCAGCTTCGACTCGCTGCGCCAGAAGGCCATGACCGAGCGGCCCCAGGACCTCCTCATCGAGCCCAAGGCCCCCGAGCAGATGCGCTACGCCGAGCTCAGCCGGTACGTGGAGACACTGGAGCGCTCGGGCAGCGACGCCAACAAGCTCCAGGTCGAGCGCGCTCTCAAGGTCGCGATCCCGCTCACCTGCCTCATCATCGCCCTCTTCGGGGCGCCGCTGGGCCTCTCCGGCGCGCGCAGCGGCGCCACCTACGGCATCGCGCTGAGCCTCGCCACGACCATCGTCTTCCTCGTCATGATCCAGATCTCCAAGGCCGTCGGCGCCGGTGGCGTCATCCCGCCCTTGCTCGCCGCGTGGCTGCCCAACGGGATCTTCGGGACGGCGGGGTTGGTCCTCTTCGCGCGGGCCCGCACCTAG
- a CDS encoding LptF/LptG family permease: MKILTRYLLKEHLAPFVFALGALTGLMLANQLARQFSSLVGKGLPWGVIGEVFGLSVPFIVAMTLPMAVLMAVLYAFARLASDNEITALKAGGINLARLMRPVLVAACLVTAGTFLFIDQVLPRANHRLKTLLVDIARKRPTFDLKEQMVNEVLPGQFFLRAGRIDPATDRLRDVVIYDLGNLDRRRTIYADSGYMRFNTDRTDLHLTLFDGYVHDYDRAQASTFRRVFFHTDLVRVHNVSNQLERTEDDQFRGDREMGVCEMGAVVNSDARTLAGIGRERVALLENDARQLLGARPLPAPGGGAAPEVLPSRLASAYCGAMARLGRWLGPAAAQAQTPARRPAALADSLSRAVRLAPRPVAALPDPDPDGGRLKGQLAVLESRRRNARHHAASFQVEIHKKLSIAASCLVFVLIGAPVALRFPRGGVGLVIGASVGIFGFYYVGLIGGETLADLLIIPPFWAMWTPNLLMTAVGLWIFLRLGHEHASSRSGAWSELVAKLRGAR, translated from the coding sequence GTGAAGATCCTTACCCGGTACCTGCTCAAGGAACACCTCGCGCCGTTCGTTTTCGCGCTGGGGGCGCTCACCGGGCTGATGCTGGCCAACCAGCTGGCCCGGCAGTTCAGCAGCCTGGTGGGAAAGGGGCTCCCTTGGGGCGTCATCGGGGAGGTGTTCGGGCTCTCGGTGCCGTTCATCGTGGCGATGACCTTGCCCATGGCGGTGCTGATGGCGGTGCTGTACGCCTTCGCCCGGCTGGCCTCGGACAACGAGATCACCGCGCTCAAGGCCGGCGGCATCAACCTGGCCCGTCTGATGCGGCCCGTCCTCGTCGCCGCCTGCCTCGTCACCGCCGGTACTTTCCTCTTCATCGATCAGGTCCTCCCGCGAGCCAACCACCGCCTCAAGACGCTGCTGGTGGACATCGCGCGCAAGCGGCCGACCTTCGACCTCAAGGAACAGATGGTCAACGAGGTCCTGCCCGGCCAGTTCTTCCTGCGCGCCGGCCGCATCGATCCCGCGACCGACCGGCTCAGGGACGTCGTGATCTACGACCTCGGCAACCTTGACCGGCGGCGGACGATCTACGCGGACAGCGGGTACATGCGCTTCAACACCGACCGCACCGACCTCCACCTCACGCTCTTCGACGGCTACGTCCACGACTACGACCGCGCCCAGGCCAGCACGTTCCGGCGGGTGTTCTTCCATACCGACCTCGTCAGGGTGCACAACGTCTCCAACCAGCTGGAACGCACCGAGGATGACCAGTTCAGGGGCGACCGCGAGATGGGCGTGTGCGAGATGGGGGCAGTGGTGAACTCGGACGCGCGCACGCTCGCGGGCATCGGCCGCGAGCGCGTCGCGCTGCTGGAGAACGACGCGCGCCAACTGCTGGGCGCGCGCCCGCTACCGGCGCCGGGCGGGGGCGCGGCTCCCGAGGTCCTGCCCTCCCGCCTCGCCTCCGCGTACTGCGGCGCGATGGCGCGCCTAGGCCGGTGGCTCGGGCCCGCCGCCGCCCAGGCCCAGACCCCCGCCCGCCGGCCCGCCGCCCTTGCCGATTCACTGAGCCGCGCCGTCAGACTGGCGCCACGGCCGGTCGCGGCGCTGCCCGACCCCGACCCGGACGGCGGGCGCCTGAAGGGGCAGCTCGCGGTGCTGGAGTCCCGCCGCCGGAACGCGCGCCACCACGCCGCCAGCTTCCAAGTGGAGATCCACAAGAAGCTCTCTATCGCCGCCTCGTGCCTCGTCTTCGTGCTGATCGGCGCGCCCGTGGCGCTGCGCTTCCCGCGCGGCGGGGTCGGCCTCGTCATCGGCGCGAGCGTCGGCATCTTCGGTTTCTATTACGTGGGCCTGATCGGCGGCGAGACCCTCGCCGACCTGCTCATCATCCCGCCCTTCTGGGCGATGTGGACCCCGAACCTGCTCATGACGGCGGTAGGGCTGTGGATCTTCCTCCGGCTCGGCCACGAGCACGCGAGCAGCCGCAGCGGCGCATGGTCGGAGCTGGTCGCCAAGCTCCGAGGCGCGAGATGA